The window AAGCCGGGGCGGAGGGACTGGGCCCTCGCAGCCAGTgagcggccggggcggggcggccggggcgggccgggggggtCCCCCTCGCTGCAGCGCCAGCCCGGCCCGCGCAGGGCAACTCCCACCCCGGCGCGGTGGCGGCTGCGGAGTGCGGAGCTGCCGGCGCTCTCCCGCGGGGTCTCTCGCCCGCTGCGGGGACTGACTGCGCCCCCCACACCCCGACCATGCGCGCGGCCGGGGCCCCCGGGATCGCGTCCCGCGCCGCCCCCGGGGCTCAGCCGGTGCCCCGGCTGCCGCCTCccctgctgttgctgctgccGCTTCTCCTGTCCCCGGTAAGCCGCGCCCGGGCACAGCCCGCTGGCCCGGGCCGGGAGTTGCTGTCTCCGGACcccgcgggggctgcgggggtcCTCGCCGAGGAGGCCGTGGTGCTGGCGAACCGCGGGCTCCGGGTGCCCTTCGGCCGCGAGGTGTGGCTGGATCCGCGGCGCGACCTGGTGCTGCAGGTGCAGCCGGGGGACCGCTGCGCGGTGACCGTGCTGGACAGTGACGCGCTGGCCCAGAGGCCGGGCCGCCTGAGCCCCAGGCGCTTCCCGTGCGACTTCGGCCCCGGGGAGGTGCGCTACTCGCACCTGGGCGCTCGCAGCCCGTCGCGGGACCGCGTGCGGCTGCAGCTGCGCTACGACGCGCCGGGAGGGGCGGCGGTGCTCCCCCTGGcgctggaggtggaggtggtctTCACCCAGCTGGAGGTCGTGACCCGGAACCTGCCCCTGGTCGTGGAGGAGCTGCTGGGGACCAGCAACGCCCTGGACGCGCGGAGCCTGGAGTTCGCCTACCAGCCCGAGAGCGAGGAGTGCCGCGTGGGCATCCTGTCGGGCCTGAGCGCGCTGCCCCGCTACGGGGAACTGCTTGGCTACCCGCGGGCTCCAGGCGGCGCCGGCGACGGGGGCGCCCGGGAGCCTCTCCTGATGGACTGCGCGGCCTTCCTGGAGCTGGGCGTGCGCTACCGCCACACGGCCCCCGGCCCGTCACCCAACAGGGACTGGGTGCCCATGGTGGTGGAGCTGCGCGCTCGAGGCTCGCCAGTGGGCAGGCCTGCTTTGAAACGGGAGCACTTCCAGGTGCTGGTGAGAATCCGCGGAGGGGCGGAGAACACCGCGCCCAAGCCCAGTTTTGTGGCCATGATGATGGTGGAGGTGGATCAGTTTGTCCTGACCGCCCTGACCCCCGACATGCTGGCGGCGGAGGATGCAGAGTCGCCCGCTGACCTGTTGGTCTTCAACCTCACCGCTCCCTTGCAGCTGGGCCAGGGCTACCTGGTAAGTACCGATGACCGCagcctgcccctctcctccttcacGCAGAGGGATCTGCGGCTCTTGAAGATTGCCTACCAGCCGCCGGCCGAGGACTCCGACCGAGAGCGTCTCTTTGAACTGGAGTTGGAGGTAGTGGATCCGGAGGGAGCAGCCTCAGACCCTTTTGCTTTTATGGTTGTGGTGAAGCCCATGAACACGCTGGCTCCAGTGGTCACCCGGAACACAGGCCTCCTTCTCTATGAGGGCCAGTCCCGGCCACTTACAGGCCCTGCGGGCAGTGGACCACAAAACCTGGTCATCAGCGATGAGGATGACCTGGAGGCAGTGCAGCTGGAGGTGGTGGCTGGGCTCCGGCATGGTCACCTTGTCCTCCTGGGTGCCACCCACGGCAGCTCGGCCCCTAAGACCTTTTCGGTGGCCGAGCTAGCAGCCGGCCGGGTGGTCTACCATCATGATGACAAAGATGGCTCACTGAGTGACAACCTTGTACTTCGAATGGTGGACGGAGGACGCAGGCACCAGGTGCAGTTCCTGTTTCCCATCACCTTAGTGCCTGTGGATGACCAGCCACCAGTCCTCAATGCTAACACGGGGCTGACACTGGCGGAAGGTGAAACGGTGCCCATCCTGCCCCTCGCTCTAAGTGCAGCTGACATTGACTCAGATGACTCTACGCTACTTTTTGTGCTGGAATCGCCCTTCTCAGCTatagggcatctgcttctccgcCAAACTCATCCTCCgcacgaggaggaggaggaggagtttaCTGGGAGCCCTTGGAGGAAACAGGGAGAGTTCTATGAGAAAGCAGTGACAGAATGGCGGCAGCAGGACATAAGAGAGGGGAGGCTGTTCTACAGGCACTCTGGGCCCCATAGTCCTGGGCCAGTGATTGACCAGTTCACGTTTCGCGTCCAAGATAACCATGACCCCCCTAATCAGTCAGGACCACACAGGTTTGTGGTGCGCATTCATCCGGTGGATCGCCTCCCTCCAGAGCTGGGCAGTGGCTGTCCCCTGCGGATGGTGGTGCAGGAGTCCCAGCTCACCCCGCTGAGGAAGAAGTGGCTGCGCTACACCGACCTGGACACAGATGACCGGGAACTCCATTACACAGTGACCCAGCCCCCCATGGACACAGATGAAAACCACTCGCCAGCCCCCCTGGGCTCCTTGGTCCTAACAGACCAGCCCTCGGTCGTGGTAGCCCATTTCACCCAAGCCCAGATCAACCACCATAAAATTGCTTACAAACCTCCAGATCAAGAACTAGGAGTGGCTGCCCGAGTGGCCCAGTTCCAGTTCCAGGTGGAAGACCAAGCTGGAAATGTGGCCCCAGGCACCTTCACCCTTTACCTGCAACCAGTGGACAACCAACCACCTGAGATCCTCAACACTGGTTTCACTGTTCAGGAGAAGGGCCACCATGTCCTGAGCGAGACCGAGTTGCGTGTGAATGACGTAGACACAGACGTGGCACACATCTCTTTCACTCTCACTCAGGCACCCAAACACGGCCACATGAGAGTGTCTGGACAGATTTTGCACGTAGGGGAGGTCTTCCACTTGGAAGATATAAAACGGGGTCAGATTTCCTATGCGCATAATGGAGATGAGTCCCTCACCGACAGCTGCTCCTTGGAGGTCAGCGACACGCACCACGTGGTGCCAATCACTCTCAGAGTGAACATCCAGCCAGTGGATGATGAGGTGCCCATGCTGAGCCTTTCTGCTGGCACTCTGGGGTCATATCTAGATGTTTTAGAAAATGGAGCTACCGAAATCACTGCCAGTGTTATCAAGGGGACTGATGAGGACACTGATGATTTGATGTTGACTTTCCTCTTGGAAGATCCACCCTTATATGGTGAAATCCTGGTCAACGGAGTTCCAGCAGAGCAGTTTACCCAAAGAGACATTTTAGAGGGCTCTGTCGTCTATGCCCACACTAGTGGTGAGATAGGCCTGTTGCCCAAAGGGGACTCTTTTAACCTGAGCCTGTCGGATATGTCTCAAGAATGGGTAATAGGTGGCAATACTATCCAAGGAGTCACCGTGTGGGTGACCGTCCTCCCTGTCGATAGCCAGGCTCCAGAAATTTCTATAGGTGAACAGTTTATAGTTGTGGAAGGTGATAAGAGTGTTGTAACATCAGCACATATAAGTGCTGAAGATATCGATTCACTAAATGATGACATCTTATGCACTATAGTTATTCAGCCTACCTCCGGTTATGTTGAAAACATTTCTCCAGCCCCAGGCTCTGAGAAATCAAGAGCAGGAGTTGCCATAAGTGCCTTTACCATGAAAGACCTCAGGCAGGGTCATATTAACTATGTCCAGAGCGTCCATAAAGGGGTAGAACCTGTGGAAGATCGATTTATATTTCGTTGCTCCGATGGCATTAACTTTTCAGAGAGACATTTATTCCCCATTGTCATCATTCCCACCAACGATGAACAGCCAGAAATATTTATGAGAGAATTTATGGTGATGGAAGGCATGAGTCTGGTGATCGACACGCCCATCCTCAATGCTGCTGATGCGGACATTCCCCCCGATGACTTAACTTTTACTGTTACCCAATTTCCTACTCGGGGTCACATTGTGAACCAGCTGATAAATGGCACAGTTTTGGTTGAAAGCTTTACCTTGGACCAGATCATAGAGAGTTCTAGCATTATTTATGAGCATGATGACTCTGAGACCCAGGAAGACCGTTTTGTGATTAGACTAACAGACGGTAGGCATTCAGTGGAAAGGACGGTCCCAATTATTGTTATCCCAGTTGATGATGAGACCCCCAGAATGACCATCAATAATGGACTAGAAATAGAAATTGGGGAAACCAAAATTATCAACAACAAAATGTTAATGGCAACTGATTTAGATTCGGAAGACAAATCTTTGGTTTATATTATTCGTTATGGGCCAGGACATGGCTTATTGCAGAGGCAAAAACCTACAGGTGCCTTTGAAAATATCACACTCAGCATGAATTTTACCCAGGATGAAGTGGACAGAAACTTAATTCGGTATGTCCATGTTGGACTAGAGGGCATTCGAGACCTAATTAAATTTGATGTGACTGACGGAATAAACGCCCTGATAGATCGCTACTTTTACATTTCCGTCGGGAGTATTGACACTGTCTTCCCAGATGTGATAAGCAAGGGGGTATCCTTGAAAGAAGGAGGCAAAGTCACCCTCACAACAGACCTCCTAAGCACAAGTGACCTGAACAGTCCTGATGAAAACTTAGTTTTCACCATCACCAGGGCTCCCACGAGAGGTCACTTAGAGTGCACAGATCAACGTGGAGCTTCCATCATGTCTTTCACTCAGCTCCAACTGGCTGGCAACAAAATCTACTACATCCACACAGCTGATGATGAGGTCAAGATGGACAGTTTTGAGTTTCAAGTCACGGATGGACGTAACCCTGTCTTCCGGACATTCCGTATCTCCATTAGTGATGTGGATAACAAAAAGCCAGTAGTCACCATCCATGACCTGGTTGTCAGCGAGGGTGAAAACAAGCTGATCACTCCCTTTGAACTCACTGCCGAAGACCCAGATACTCCTGACAAACTCCTGAAGTTCAttgtcacccaggtgcctgttcATGGTCAACTCTTATTCAACAATACCAGACCTGCCATGGTTTTTACCAAGCAAGACTTGAATGAAAACTTAATCAGCTACAGACATGATGGCACGGAGTCAAGCGAAGACAGCTTCTCCTTCACGGTGACTGACAGTTCTCATACAGAGTTCTATGTCTTCCCTGATACGCTATTTGAAACGAGGAGACCCCAAGTGATGAAAATCCAGGTCTTAGCTGTTGACGACAGCATCCCCCAGATTGCAGTGAACAAAGGGGCTTCCACGCTTCGCCCTCTGGCTACCGGTCACTTGGGGTTCATGATCACAAGCAAAATATTGAAAGCAGAGGACAGAGACAGCTTACGTTTTTCTCTCAGGTTTATTGTGACAGGAGCTCCTCAACATGGGTATCTCCTCAATTTGGACAGAGGCAACCACAGTGTCACTCAGTTTACACAAGGTATGgcacacttttctttctttatgcccAACAGAAAACATGAGTCTTCTTTTCTGAGGGTACGGCTATCCCCAAAAACTCCAAGTAGGGGATCAAATTTGAGtccaagggaaggaaaggaaagggaaatagaTCAtaagggggtggggtgaggaatAAAGGGACTCACTTTTCTGGGAGAAGAGCTCCCTTCCTGTCCTATGTCCCATGTGGCAATCTGCCTTAGAAGGAATATCAGGCACGCTGCCAAGGCAGGAGCCGGACTTGGGTGAGTTGACCCTGAGGCAGGCTCTTCAGTTCTGACCTGTTTGCCACCCCTGTCCTCTGAGTGGCCTATTGGAGACGCTGCGGGGGACTCGGGAGCATTTTGGCACCTTAGAGAAAGATGTGCTTTCTAAATTCTGTGTATTCGTTTAACTGTAATTCGTTTAACGAACTTAATTCGTTTTCTCCTACCATTCACACCGAGCCTTCAGATTTACGTCACTTTGATTAACTGTGGAAGCGCTGTTCTAATCCTGCTACAGTTCTTAGAAACTTGGTACctgggaaaaaatgtatttatggagACTTTGTAGATTTATAACTCCTCTGTAATATCTTATGACTTAGGCAAACACCAGAGACCTGAGAGGTAAGCACATGTCTAGAGTTATAACAATTACGTGTACAAGGTATGCCGTcatgacatacacacacacagcacgtCATGACATACACACAGCACACGTCATGACATACAGCACGTcatgacatacacacacacagcacgtCATGACATACACACAGCACAcgtcatgacacacacacagcacgtcatgacatacacacacacagcacatcatgacatacacacacagcacacGTCATGACATACACACAGCACGTcatgatatacacacacacagagcacgcATACTGATGTATACGACAATATGCCCATCACCAGAATACACATTCACTTTGTCAAGAACCTGAAGATACGTTACTAAGATGAacagcagaagagaaagaggaaattattTCCTCGTTTCGCATGTCCTCTGTGTCCTCTTTCAAACACAGTGGCAGACACCCGTTGCTTCAAGTGTCTGCATTCTTAAGGCTAGAGCGTTTTGCTAATCtaagttttctttgtgtgtggACACAGTCTGAGACAGGAAGGGCAGGTGACCTCTGCAGAGTTTACTCAGTGACTGAAGGGAGAAGCCCATTCAGTATGCTGGCTTGGGAGTTAGGGCTGTTCTCGCCGACGTGCGACCTTCACAACAGAGGGCTTTGGGTGGCTTTCACGAAAACCTCACCACATAAGGATGGAAACTCCATCTGGCCCTATGTGGGCTCTGTGAGTAGAGATAAAGTTTACCCTCAGGGCATCCCAGTGGGGGTATTCTTTTCCTGCAACAGTGTTTGCTCTAACAAATGCTTTAATAAACGGATGTTGCAAAGTATAGTGTTAAAGTGAACTGCTTCTCTGTTTTAGATGCTGGCAAGTAGCCCTGCACTCCCAACCTCCTGATTCTTGGCTGAAAGCCTGACTATATTCTAGGGCCTGCAGGGACAGGAAAACCTGAGTGCCAAGTGTTATGCCAGACCAGCAGGAAACTTCTGTGTGAAGGCTTTCTGAGGACAGAGATGCCATGCAATCTTAGACTGCTTTCTTTTCATGGAAAGTGAAGAggataaaaagtatatattacaGGATAGAAAATATTACTTCAAATTGCTCCTCTGATCTGAAATAATAATCtgatgtttaagattttttttaaggaatttttagaTGAAGACAGGCAGACAATTTAATTCAAATTCTATGGACCAAGTCCAACAgcttaaaatattagaatattatttcataaatattgaaCCCCAAGTTATGCTATTTCATTGCAGactgttgtgctctctctctctcactgacaCTGACCATGATTATCCTTTATGGTCATTTGGAAATCTAGATTagccagtttattataaaaagtgAAGATACATTCTTAAGAGAAATGATCACATTCCAATAAGAACCCAAATACTGTCTAGGAAAACTGTTGGTAGTTCACCACAGAACACTCATTCGAACAAGTTGAGACTGCAGTTTGGTTTAGGCTGGTTACTTCTGGAGAACAGGTGGGTGAGTAAAAACGGAGAGGTTCCATCATAGAACTACTGTGGCTTCTCTCTTTGCAGAGAAACGAAAGTAGCGTCTCTAGTGAGGACAGTGCTGTGttggaattgtttttgtttttccgtAACCTTAAGCTGAGCTACATTTTGATGGATTTTCAGTGCTCCGGGTTAAGTCAAGTTAGCATATGCGGTCAAAGAAGGTTAGgaccttttcattttgataaagacCTTACTGTCTTTTTACCAACTTACTACTTGAAATGATAATATAGCCTGCGTTTGGTGTCTCAAGGCTGTGATCTATTTTCCTAGtgattcagttttaaaaaataaataaggtttagttttttcctccacaaaaaaaaaaaaaaaaaaggttattccCAAACCGATTCACTAAGTGGTCCCTAGTAGAAGAAACTCCATTCATTTCTAAACAGCATTCAAATTTCTTATTAGGAAGACTTAACAAGGTAGAATTagacaaattaaagaaataaattatttcaatgttGCCTCTTCACCAAGATGCCCCTGTTGTCTCCATCCTGGGCTTAAATCACTTGTCTCAAGGACCTGGACTTTTTTCTCTATAGTAAGTACACAACGATATCTTGTGGGAGATATAGATCACTTGCAGTAATTTCTCCAAAGAGTCTGAACCAGGATGTGGTTACCAGGCATGTCAGTGAACTTAGAATTAAAACGAAAACACAAAATCATGGAATGCTTGTACACATGAACTGAAATAAATCCAATGCATGATCAGTGATTAGAAGAAAATCCAGGTAATTCTTAGATGTTTACTGAAaggaaatagcatttttttttttttttggctcctaGGTTTTGATCTTCCTAATACTACTGTGCCTTCAGAAGTGagtgtttatatataaattatgatgTTTTTGATAGTTGTAGAGGTTCCTATAGAATACCAGAACTATGGTCAAAGGCTTTacttacttgagatttttttagAAGTCCCCTTTTTGAACCATGAGTTATTAATTGagttatacagaaaaaaagagttttggtTTGTTCCAGCTAATCAATATTGCATGCCCCAACTTGGAGGGAAAACTTGACACCTGCGTGTCACAATTGCATTCATGTTCActttagaaaaaagtttttaagaaatcaGTTTTGAAGTGGCGATTTATTTCAGTGAAACTGTCTCTTATACTAGAGTTTTATGCAAGAAAACATCAGTACACAGCTTGGGCGTGc is drawn from Vulpes lagopus strain Blue_001 chromosome 8, ASM1834538v1, whole genome shotgun sequence and contains these coding sequences:
- the FREM2 gene encoding FRAS1-related extracellular matrix protein 2 codes for the protein MRAAGAPGIASRAAPGAQPVPRLPPPLLLLLPLLLSPVSRARAQPAGPGRELLSPDPAGAAGVLAEEAVVLANRGLRVPFGREVWLDPRRDLVLQVQPGDRCAVTVLDSDALAQRPGRLSPRRFPCDFGPGEVRYSHLGARSPSRDRVRLQLRYDAPGGAAVLPLALEVEVVFTQLEVVTRNLPLVVEELLGTSNALDARSLEFAYQPESEECRVGILSGLSALPRYGELLGYPRAPGGAGDGGAREPLLMDCAAFLELGVRYRHTAPGPSPNRDWVPMVVELRARGSPVGRPALKREHFQVLVRIRGGAENTAPKPSFVAMMMVEVDQFVLTALTPDMLAAEDAESPADLLVFNLTAPLQLGQGYLVSTDDRSLPLSSFTQRDLRLLKIAYQPPAEDSDRERLFELELEVVDPEGAASDPFAFMVVVKPMNTLAPVVTRNTGLLLYEGQSRPLTGPAGSGPQNLVISDEDDLEAVQLEVVAGLRHGHLVLLGATHGSSAPKTFSVAELAAGRVVYHHDDKDGSLSDNLVLRMVDGGRRHQVQFLFPITLVPVDDQPPVLNANTGLTLAEGETVPILPLALSAADIDSDDSTLLFVLESPFSAIGHLLLRQTHPPHEEEEEEFTGSPWRKQGEFYEKAVTEWRQQDIREGRLFYRHSGPHSPGPVIDQFTFRVQDNHDPPNQSGPHRFVVRIHPVDRLPPELGSGCPLRMVVQESQLTPLRKKWLRYTDLDTDDRELHYTVTQPPMDTDENHSPAPLGSLVLTDQPSVVVAHFTQAQINHHKIAYKPPDQELGVAARVAQFQFQVEDQAGNVAPGTFTLYLQPVDNQPPEILNTGFTVQEKGHHVLSETELRVNDVDTDVAHISFTLTQAPKHGHMRVSGQILHVGEVFHLEDIKRGQISYAHNGDESLTDSCSLEVSDTHHVVPITLRVNIQPVDDEVPMLSLSAGTLGSYLDVLENGATEITASVIKGTDEDTDDLMLTFLLEDPPLYGEILVNGVPAEQFTQRDILEGSVVYAHTSGEIGLLPKGDSFNLSLSDMSQEWVIGGNTIQGVTVWVTVLPVDSQAPEISIGEQFIVVEGDKSVVTSAHISAEDIDSLNDDILCTIVIQPTSGYVENISPAPGSEKSRAGVAISAFTMKDLRQGHINYVQSVHKGVEPVEDRFIFRCSDGINFSERHLFPIVIIPTNDEQPEIFMREFMVMEGMSLVIDTPILNAADADIPPDDLTFTVTQFPTRGHIVNQLINGTVLVESFTLDQIIESSSIIYEHDDSETQEDRFVIRLTDGRHSVERTVPIIVIPVDDETPRMTINNGLEIEIGETKIINNKMLMATDLDSEDKSLVYIIRYGPGHGLLQRQKPTGAFENITLSMNFTQDEVDRNLIRYVHVGLEGIRDLIKFDVTDGINALIDRYFYISVGSIDTVFPDVISKGVSLKEGGKVTLTTDLLSTSDLNSPDENLVFTITRAPTRGHLECTDQRGASIMSFTQLQLAGNKIYYIHTADDEVKMDSFEFQVTDGRNPVFRTFRISISDVDNKKPVVTIHDLVVSEGENKLITPFELTAEDPDTPDKLLKFIVTQVPVHGQLLFNNTRPAMVFTKQDLNENLISYRHDGTESSEDSFSFTVTDSSHTEFYVFPDTLFETRRPQVMKIQVLAVDDSIPQIAVNKGASTLRPLATGHLGFMITSKILKAEDRDSLRFSLRFIVTGAPQHGYLLNLDRGNHSVTQFTQADIDDMKICYVLKEGANATSDVFHFTVEDGGGNKLTKQHFRLNWAWISFEKEYYLINEDSKFLDVVLKRRGFLGETSFISIGTRDGTAEKDKDFKGKAQKQVQFNPGQTRATWRVRIMSDGEHEQSETFQVVLSEPVLAALEFPTVTTVEIIDPGDESTVFIPQSEYSVEEDIGELFIPIRRSGDVSQELMVICYTQQGTAGGTVPTSVLSYSDYISRPEDHTSVIRFDKDEHEKMCRIVVIDDSLYEEEETFHVLLSMPMGGRIGSEFPGTQVTIIPDKDDEPVFYFGDVEYLVDESAGYVELRVWRTGTDLSRSSSVTVRSRKTDPPSADAGTDYVGISRNLDFAPGVNMQTVRVIILDDLGQPVLEGIEKFELVLRMPMNAALGEPSKATVSINDSVSDLPKMQFKERVYTGNENDGQIVAMIHRSGDIHYRSSVRCYTRQGSAQVMTDFEERPNIDSSVILFLPGETEKPCVLELMDDKLYEEVEELRLVLGTPRSNSPFGAAVGEQNETLIRIQDDADKTVIKFGETRFSVSEPKEPGQSVFVKIPVIRQGDTSKVSIVRVHTKDGSATSGEDYHPVSEEIEFKEGETQHIVNIEVIFDGIREMREAFTVHLKPDENMVAETQVTKAIVYIEEMNSMAEVTFPSVPQIVSLLMYDDTSRAKDSAGPVSGYPVICITACNPKYSDYDKTGSICASENINDTLTRYRWLISAPAGPDGVTSPMREVDFDTFFTSSKMITLDSIYFQPGSRVQCAARAVNANGNEGLELMSPIVTIGREEGLCQPRVPGTVGAEPFSAKLRYTGPEDPEYTNFIKLTVTMPHIDGMLPVISTKELSNFELTLSPDGSRVGNHQCSNLLDYTEVKTHHGFLTEATKNPEVIGETHPYQYSSSIRGSSTLRFYRNLNLEACLWEFVSYYDMSELLTNCGGTIGTDGQVLNLVQSYVTLRVPLYVSYVFHSPAGAGGWQHFDLRAGLRLTFVYDTALLWGDGVGSPPGAALRGSLYPTSMRIGEEGRLVVNFKTEAQFHGLFVLSHPGSFTSSMIMSADHPGLTFSLRLIRSEPTYNQPVQQWSFVSDFAVRDYSGTYTVKLLPCTAPSHQEYRLPVTCSPREPITFDLDIRFQQVSDPVAAEFSLNTQMYLLSKKSLWLSDGSMGFGQESDVAFTEGDTIYGRVMVDPVQNLGDSFYCSIEKVFLCTGADGYVPKYKPTNAEYGCLADSPSLLYRFKIVDKAQPETQATSFGNVLFNAKLAMDDPEAILLVNQPGSDGFKVDSMPLFQVALGREWYIHTVYTVRSKDNANRGIGKRSTEHQHHSLVRPGKPRATSKGRKKREIRSPPPLAWQIGAENNRGTNIQHIALDRSSRKLIPQGRVPPDGVLPRELNRSSSEVSLVTVVGGIAVGLLTLCLAAITVMMCKSKKGARRKDALKGSGSSKPIMPPQSHHCDSSEV